A genomic region of Azoarcus sp. KH32C contains the following coding sequences:
- the nifH gene encoding nitrogenase iron protein: MSDLRQIAFYGKGGIGKSTTSQNTLAALAEMGQKILIVGCDPKADSTRLILHAKAQDTVLSLAADAGSVEDLEIEDVLKVGYRGIRCVESGGPEPGVGCAGRGVITSINFLEENGAYEGVDYVSYDVLGDVVCGGFAMPIRENKAQEIYIVMSGEMMAMYAANNISKGILKYANAGGVRLGGLVCNERKTDKEYELAEALAKKLGTSLIHFVPRDNVVQHAELRRMTVLEYDPESKQAGEYRTLATKIHANKGKGVIPTPITMDELEDLLLEFGIMQKEDASVIGKSAAELAA; encoded by the coding sequence ATGTCTGACCTCAGGCAAATCGCTTTTTACGGCAAGGGCGGTATCGGCAAGTCGACGACCTCCCAGAACACCCTCGCGGCGCTGGCCGAGATGGGCCAGAAGATCCTCATCGTCGGCTGCGACCCGAAGGCCGACTCGACCCGCCTGATCCTGCACGCCAAGGCCCAGGACACGGTGCTCTCGCTCGCCGCCGACGCCGGCTCGGTCGAGGACCTCGAGATCGAGGACGTGCTGAAGGTTGGCTACCGCGGCATCCGCTGCGTCGAGTCCGGCGGCCCGGAACCCGGCGTCGGCTGCGCCGGCCGCGGCGTCATCACCTCGATCAACTTCCTCGAGGAAAACGGCGCCTACGAAGGTGTCGATTACGTCTCCTACGACGTGCTGGGTGACGTCGTCTGTGGCGGTTTCGCGATGCCGATCCGCGAGAACAAGGCCCAGGAAATCTACATCGTCATGTCGGGCGAAATGATGGCGATGTACGCCGCCAACAACATCTCGAAGGGCATCCTGAAGTACGCCAACGCGGGCGGCGTGCGCCTCGGCGGCCTCGTCTGCAACGAGCGCAAGACCGACAAGGAGTACGAACTCGCCGAAGCGCTGGCGAAGAAGCTCGGCACCTCGCTGATCCACTTCGTGCCGCGCGACAACGTCGTGCAACACGCCGAACTGCGCCGCATGACGGTGCTGGAGTACGACCCCGAGTCCAAGCAGGCGGGCGAGTACCGCACGCTGGCGACCAAGATCCACGCCAACAAGGGCAAGGGCGTGATCCCGACCCCGATCACGATGGACGAGCTCGAAGACCTGCTGCTTGAGTTCGGGATCATGCAGAAGGAAGACGCGTCGGTCATCGGCAAGAGCGCCGCCGAGCTGGCTGCGTAA
- the nifN gene encoding nitrogenase iron-molybdenum cofactor biosynthesis protein NifN encodes MAKVTIPKKACAVNPLKMSQPLGASYAFLGMNRCMPVMHGSQGCTSFGLVVLVRHFREAIPLQTTAMNEATTIMGGMENIEKAILNIRSRAKPDLIAICSTGLTETKGDDVDGFLKLIRQRHPEIADTAIVYVSTPDYLGAFQDGWAKATTAIIETLVEPIQIRPVRSRQVAVLPGCHLTPRDIEEVREIVESFDLAPIFLPDVSGSLDGHIADAFSPTTIGGTTQADTRRLGASLATIAIGEQMRPAAAALEARAGVPYRVFDRLTGLDAMDQFIAHLAEISGTPVPEKWRRQRSQLQDAMLDGHFFFGGKKIAIGAEPDLLWTLGSLVTEMGATLHAAVTTTASPLLERLPANEVLIGDLEDLETGARGCDLLITHSHGRQAAARLAIPFHRAGLPLFDRLGAGDVLSVGYRGTKALIFTLGNMFLAEHEHHEVAPTQWALPEETLRAVEQARPAPPTTLAA; translated from the coding sequence ATGGCTAAGGTCACGATCCCCAAGAAGGCCTGCGCCGTCAATCCGCTCAAGATGAGCCAGCCGCTCGGCGCGAGCTACGCCTTCCTCGGCATGAACCGCTGCATGCCGGTCATGCACGGCTCGCAGGGCTGTACCTCCTTCGGGCTGGTGGTGCTCGTGCGCCACTTCCGCGAAGCGATCCCGCTGCAGACCACCGCGATGAACGAAGCGACGACGATCATGGGCGGGATGGAGAACATCGAGAAAGCCATCCTCAACATCCGCTCGCGCGCCAAACCCGACCTCATCGCGATCTGCTCGACCGGCCTCACCGAGACCAAGGGCGACGACGTCGACGGCTTCCTCAAACTCATCCGCCAGCGCCACCCGGAGATCGCCGACACCGCGATCGTCTACGTCTCGACGCCGGACTATCTGGGCGCCTTCCAGGACGGCTGGGCGAAAGCGACAACGGCAATCATCGAGACGCTCGTCGAGCCGATCCAGATCCGCCCCGTACGCTCGCGCCAAGTCGCCGTCCTCCCCGGCTGCCACCTCACCCCGCGCGACATCGAGGAAGTGCGCGAGATCGTCGAATCCTTCGACCTCGCGCCGATCTTCCTGCCCGACGTCTCCGGCTCTCTCGACGGCCACATCGCCGACGCCTTCAGCCCGACGACGATCGGCGGCACGACGCAGGCCGACACGCGGCGGCTGGGCGCCTCGCTCGCGACGATCGCGATCGGCGAACAGATGCGCCCAGCCGCCGCCGCGCTCGAAGCCCGCGCCGGCGTCCCCTACCGCGTCTTCGACCGCCTCACCGGCCTCGACGCGATGGACCAGTTCATCGCCCACCTCGCCGAGATCTCCGGCACGCCGGTGCCCGAAAAATGGCGCCGCCAGCGCAGCCAGCTGCAGGACGCGATGCTCGACGGCCACTTCTTCTTCGGCGGCAAGAAGATCGCGATCGGCGCCGAGCCCGACCTACTGTGGACGCTCGGCAGCCTCGTCACCGAGATGGGCGCGACGCTGCACGCCGCGGTCACGACCACCGCCTCGCCGCTCCTCGAACGCCTGCCCGCCAACGAAGTGCTCATCGGCGACCTCGAAGACCTGGAGACCGGCGCCCGCGGCTGCGACCTGCTGATCACGCACTCCCACGGCCGCCAGGCCGCCGCGCGCCTCGCCATCCCCTTCCACCGCGCCGGCCTGCCGCTCTTCGACCGCCTCGGCGCGGGCGACGTGCTCTCGGTCGGCTACCGCGGCACGAAGGCGCTGATCTTCACGCTCGGGAACATGTTCCTCGCCGAGCACGAACACCACGAGGTCGCCCCCACGCAATGGGCGCTACCCGAAGAGACGCTGCGCGCCGTCGAACAAGCCCGGCCCGCGCCGCCCACCACCCTCGCCGCCTGA
- the nifD gene encoding nitrogenase molybdenum-iron protein alpha chain: MSLTVEETKTRNKELIDEVLEAYPEKTAKKRAKHLAVHEEGKPDCNVKSNIKSLPGVMTIRGCAYAGSKGVVWGPIKDMVHISHGPVGCGQYSWAARRNYYIGTTGVDTFVTMQFTSDFQEKDIVFGGDKKLEKIMDEIQELFPLNKGITVQSECPIGLIGDDIEAVSKKKSKEYGGKTIVPVRCEGFRGVSQSLGHHIANDAVRDFVFDKTDPDKNKFEPSPYDVAIIGDYNIGGDAWSSRILLEEMGLRVIAQWSGDGTLAELENTPKAKLNVLHCYRSMNYISRHMEEKYGVPWVEYNFFGPSKIEASLREIASHFDDKIKENTEKVIAKYRTLTDAVIAKYKPRLEGKTVMLFVGGLRPRHVIGAYEDLGMNVVGTGYEFGHNDDYQRTTHYVKDGTLIYDDVTGFEFEQFVDKIKPDLVGSGIKEKYVFQKMGVPFRQMHSWDYSGPYHGYDGFAIFARDMDMAINSPVWDLAKDPFAA; this comes from the coding sequence ATGAGCCTCACCGTTGAAGAAACCAAGACCCGAAACAAGGAACTGATCGACGAGGTCCTCGAGGCCTATCCCGAAAAGACCGCCAAGAAGCGCGCCAAGCACCTCGCGGTGCATGAGGAAGGCAAGCCCGACTGCAACGTCAAGTCGAACATCAAGTCCCTGCCCGGCGTGATGACGATCCGCGGCTGTGCGTACGCGGGTTCGAAGGGGGTCGTGTGGGGCCCGATCAAGGACATGGTGCACATCTCGCACGGCCCGGTCGGCTGTGGCCAGTACTCCTGGGCGGCGCGCCGCAACTACTACATCGGCACGACCGGCGTCGATACCTTCGTGACGATGCAATTCACGTCCGACTTCCAGGAGAAGGACATCGTCTTCGGCGGCGACAAGAAGCTCGAAAAGATCATGGACGAGATCCAGGAGCTCTTCCCGCTCAACAAGGGCATCACCGTGCAGTCCGAATGCCCGATCGGCCTGATCGGCGACGACATCGAGGCGGTGTCGAAGAAGAAGTCGAAGGAATACGGCGGCAAGACCATCGTGCCGGTGCGCTGCGAAGGCTTCCGCGGCGTGTCGCAGTCCTTGGGCCACCACATCGCCAACGACGCGGTGCGCGACTTCGTGTTCGACAAGACCGACCCGGACAAGAACAAATTCGAACCCAGCCCCTACGACGTCGCGATCATCGGCGACTACAACATCGGCGGCGACGCGTGGAGCTCGCGCATCCTGCTCGAAGAGATGGGCCTCCGGGTGATCGCGCAGTGGTCGGGCGACGGCACCCTCGCCGAGCTGGAGAACACGCCGAAGGCCAAGCTCAACGTGCTGCACTGCTACCGCTCGATGAACTACATCTCGCGCCACATGGAAGAGAAGTACGGCGTGCCCTGGGTCGAGTACAACTTCTTCGGTCCGTCGAAGATCGAGGCCAGTCTTCGTGAAATTGCCAGCCACTTCGACGACAAGATCAAGGAGAACACCGAAAAGGTCATCGCCAAGTACCGCACGCTGACCGACGCGGTGATCGCCAAGTACAAGCCGCGCCTCGAAGGCAAGACGGTGATGCTCTTCGTCGGCGGCCTGCGTCCGCGCCACGTGATCGGCGCGTACGAGGACCTCGGCATGAACGTCGTCGGCACCGGCTACGAGTTCGGCCACAACGACGACTACCAGCGCACGACGCACTACGTAAAGGACGGCACGCTGATCTACGACGACGTCACCGGCTTCGAGTTCGAGCAGTTCGTCGACAAGATCAAGCCCGACCTGGTCGGCTCCGGCATCAAGGAAAAGTACGTCTTCCAGAAGATGGGCGTGCCCTTCCGCCAGATGCACTCGTGGGACTACTCCGGCCCCTACCACGGCTACGACGGCTTCGCGATCTTCGCCCGCGACATGGACATGGCCATCAACAGCCCGGTGTGGGACCTCGCCAAGGATCCCTTCGCCGCCTGA
- the nifX gene encoding nitrogen fixation protein NifX, which produces MKVAFTTQDLQRVDAHFGWAKNIAIYDVRPDGYDFVETFVFDGDLQEDGNEDKLAPKLEAIHDCAILYVAAIGGSGAARVVANKIHPVKVPQPEPILDILDKLQATLAGTPPPWLRKALMKGQERDFDFEDEVEHG; this is translated from the coding sequence ATGAAAGTCGCCTTCACGACCCAGGACCTGCAAAGGGTCGACGCCCACTTCGGCTGGGCCAAGAACATCGCCATCTATGACGTCCGCCCCGACGGCTACGACTTCGTCGAGACCTTCGTCTTCGACGGCGACCTGCAGGAAGACGGCAACGAGGACAAGCTCGCGCCCAAGCTCGAAGCGATCCACGACTGCGCGATCCTCTACGTCGCCGCGATCGGCGGCTCGGGCGCCGCGCGCGTCGTCGCGAACAAGATCCACCCGGTCAAGGTGCCGCAGCCCGAGCCCATCCTCGACATCCTCGACAAGCTGCAGGCCACGCTCGCCGGCACCCCGCCGCCGTGGCTGCGCAAGGCGCTGATGAAGGGACAGGAACGCGATTTCGATTTCGAAGACGAGGTGGAACATGGCTGA
- a CDS encoding response regulator, with translation MQIGVDVQRAVENKRIFVVDDDEVSGIALQFMLADDNETHLFGRLDAALDKGSAWPPHLVLLGIGLCAGDAAGVIGTIKNHLAGVKILLVCDSADASGIQVLRNWGADGILIRPLDLAAVRRKVDAQLGRRTSLSIPLVVR, from the coding sequence ATGCAGATCGGTGTGGATGTTCAGCGGGCCGTCGAGAACAAGCGGATCTTCGTCGTCGACGACGATGAGGTGAGCGGCATCGCGCTGCAGTTCATGCTCGCCGACGACAACGAGACCCATCTCTTCGGGCGGCTCGATGCGGCGCTCGACAAGGGCAGTGCGTGGCCGCCGCATCTCGTCCTGCTCGGGATCGGTCTATGCGCAGGCGATGCCGCCGGCGTGATCGGGACGATCAAGAACCATCTGGCCGGCGTCAAAATCCTTCTGGTATGCGATTCGGCTGATGCTTCCGGAATCCAGGTATTGCGCAATTGGGGCGCCGACGGCATCCTGATACGTCCGCTCGATCTCGCTGCCGTGCGCCGCAAGGTCGATGCACAACTCGGGCGCCGTACGTCGCTCTCCATTCCGCTCGTGGTCCGCTAA
- a CDS encoding AAA family ATPase, producing the protein MSDLSKPNELSKPRDARPAPTGLRLTVTKAASRLQDWFAVQSMTVRLAVIAMAIAIPLTAFYSVTLAQKRATLAEEVKAMAVGGVPGEGVWTFNDKLPVVLGSGSMLSFLESNPIDRVAVIYEPLMWNVSERVILIESGGKQYAYYPSDMETRIFSDKAVTAPWGAKLNFIPRGELSPAALDVFERLDERFANGRPRSEHDGLRAGVSAALSAALMIGLLAFLFIQLKGQFKSLKFIEPGQVRGSIDELVGMDDIKAEVAQIKDQYERRALYAEYGIRKPFNVMFSGPAGTGKTKLASYLAKELHLPILFHSAANLETGYVAGGSNTLNRILAMAKRRKRCIVFLDEAQDLFMKRGGRRKFDDDTANTLLSVLDGVRTKADAEIIWIVASNFNSETMQMDEAMLRRFQMKVDFRLPNRDERLAIIRHYLAQRADKVLPNLDLSHIVGVTEGRSPADLETIVNQAGITAVQAGEMIGADTLMQAAERVMVGNVNSSTTDERERDRRVIAVHEWGHFLVDLERERKLTNDDWDHILADLKTIKISLKAIPRNNALGFVFHKQGTNLLKTKGDIEHDVRVLLGGMANEELFFGEDGTTNGAHNDITRVTQLLHHAVAEMGMYRKTRLNFGALANDNQATSRTLDEETRSLMEAQSERLYAETKVLLTDLMPLTEHLVGKLLETSEMNLDQALVEIRAFEAEQARRQEQAKAVA; encoded by the coding sequence ATGTCAGATTTGTCGAAACCCAACGAATTGTCCAAGCCCCGGGATGCCCGACCGGCACCCACCGGCCTGCGGCTGACCGTCACCAAGGCGGCAAGCCGGCTGCAGGACTGGTTCGCCGTCCAGTCGATGACGGTCAGGCTCGCGGTGATTGCGATGGCCATTGCGATCCCGCTGACCGCGTTCTACTCGGTCACCCTCGCGCAGAAACGCGCCACGCTGGCCGAAGAGGTCAAGGCGATGGCCGTCGGCGGAGTTCCCGGCGAAGGCGTCTGGACCTTCAACGACAAGTTGCCGGTCGTCCTCGGCAGCGGCTCGATGCTCAGCTTCCTCGAGTCGAACCCGATCGATCGCGTCGCGGTGATCTACGAGCCGCTGATGTGGAACGTTTCCGAGCGCGTCATCCTGATCGAGTCGGGCGGAAAGCAGTACGCCTACTACCCGAGCGACATGGAAACGCGGATCTTTTCCGACAAGGCGGTCACCGCGCCCTGGGGCGCCAAGCTCAACTTCATCCCGCGCGGCGAACTCAGTCCCGCCGCGCTCGACGTGTTCGAGCGCCTCGACGAGCGTTTCGCCAACGGACGTCCGCGCTCCGAACACGACGGCCTGCGCGCCGGCGTCAGCGCCGCACTCTCGGCCGCGCTGATGATCGGCCTGCTCGCCTTCCTCTTCATCCAGCTGAAAGGCCAGTTCAAGTCGCTGAAATTCATCGAGCCGGGTCAAGTGCGCGGCTCGATCGACGAGCTCGTCGGCATGGACGACATCAAGGCCGAGGTCGCCCAGATCAAGGACCAGTACGAGCGCCGCGCGCTCTACGCCGAGTATGGCATCCGCAAACCGTTCAACGTGATGTTCAGCGGCCCCGCGGGCACCGGCAAGACCAAGCTCGCGAGCTACCTCGCGAAGGAACTGCACCTGCCGATCCTCTTCCACTCCGCGGCGAATCTCGAGACCGGCTACGTCGCCGGCGGCTCGAACACGCTCAACCGCATCCTCGCGATGGCCAAGCGGCGCAAGCGCTGCATCGTCTTTCTCGACGAGGCGCAGGATCTCTTCATGAAGCGCGGCGGACGGCGCAAGTTCGACGACGACACCGCGAACACGCTGCTCTCGGTGCTCGACGGCGTGCGCACCAAGGCCGACGCCGAGATCATCTGGATCGTCGCCAGCAACTTCAACAGCGAAACGATGCAGATGGACGAGGCGATGCTGCGCCGCTTCCAGATGAAGGTCGATTTCCGCCTGCCGAACCGCGACGAACGGCTCGCGATCATCCGCCATTACCTCGCGCAGCGTGCCGACAAGGTGCTGCCTAACCTCGATCTCAGCCACATTGTCGGGGTCACCGAGGGCCGCAGCCCCGCCGACCTCGAAACGATTGTCAACCAAGCCGGCATCACGGCGGTGCAGGCGGGCGAGATGATCGGCGCCGATACGCTGATGCAGGCCGCCGAACGCGTTATGGTGGGCAACGTCAATTCCAGCACCACCGACGAACGCGAGCGCGACCGCCGCGTCATCGCCGTGCATGAGTGGGGCCACTTCCTCGTCGACCTCGAACGCGAACGCAAGCTCACCAACGACGACTGGGACCACATCCTCGCCGACCTGAAGACCATCAAGATCTCGCTCAAGGCGATCCCGCGCAACAACGCGTTGGGCTTCGTCTTCCACAAGCAGGGCACCAACCTCTTGAAGACCAAGGGCGACATCGAGCACGACGTGCGCGTGCTGCTCGGCGGCATGGCGAACGAGGAGCTCTTCTTCGGCGAGGACGGCACGACCAACGGCGCGCACAACGACATCACGCGCGTCACACAACTGCTGCACCACGCGGTCGCCGAAATGGGCATGTACCGCAAGACGCGCCTCAACTTCGGCGCGCTCGCCAACGACAACCAGGCGACGAGCCGCACCCTCGACGAGGAAACGCGCAGCCTGATGGAGGCGCAGAGCGAACGCCTCTACGCCGAGACGAAGGTCTTGCTCACAGACCTGATGCCGCTCACCGAGCACCTCGTCGGCAAGTTGCTGGAAACGAGCGAGATGAATCTCGACCAGGCGCTCGTCGAGATCCGCGCCTTCGAGGCGGAACAGGCGCGGCGCCAGGAACAGGCGAAGGCCGTCGCGTAG
- the nifK gene encoding nitrogenase molybdenum-iron protein subunit beta, whose translation MPQNAEKVIDHEMLFRQPEYTALFENKKANFEFGHPADKVAEIRDWTKSWDYREKNFKREALTVNPAKACQPLGAVFVANGFAKTLSFVHGSQGCVAYYRSHFSRHFKEPTSCVSSSMTEDAAVFGGLNNMVDGLANTLSLYKPEMIAVSTTCMAEVIGDDLDAFIKTAKQKGSVPAEYDVPFAHTPAFVGSHITGYDNALKGILQHFWDGKAGTAPKLERTPNETVNFIGGFDGYVVGNMKEIKRLFSMMGVEATFLCDPSDAWDTPTDGEFRMYDGGTTKEEATAAINAKATFIYQEHSAEKTAKYIAEKGQEVVALNSPIGVTGTDKFLKELSRITGKPVPEALKRERGRLVDAITDSQAHLHGKKFALYGDPDLMLGLTQFLLDLGCEPTHVLSTNGDDKWAAKVQALFDASPVGRDCHVYPKRDLWHMRSLLNTEPVDFLIGNTYGKYLERDTGTPLIRIGFPIFDRHHYHRLPIWGYQGGLHVLMQILDEYFEALDANTNIPSKTDYSFDIIR comes from the coding sequence ATGCCGCAAAACGCTGAAAAGGTCATCGACCACGAGATGCTGTTCCGCCAGCCCGAATACACGGCGCTGTTCGAGAACAAGAAAGCCAACTTCGAGTTCGGCCACCCGGCCGACAAGGTCGCCGAGATCCGCGACTGGACGAAGTCCTGGGACTACCGCGAGAAGAACTTCAAGCGCGAGGCGCTGACGGTGAACCCCGCGAAGGCCTGCCAGCCGCTGGGCGCGGTCTTCGTCGCCAACGGCTTCGCCAAGACGCTGTCCTTCGTGCATGGCTCGCAGGGCTGTGTCGCCTACTACCGCTCGCACTTCTCGCGCCACTTCAAGGAGCCGACCTCCTGCGTCTCCTCCTCGATGACCGAGGACGCGGCGGTGTTCGGCGGCCTCAACAACATGGTCGACGGCCTCGCCAACACCCTGAGCCTGTACAAGCCGGAGATGATCGCCGTCTCCACCACCTGCATGGCCGAAGTGATCGGCGACGACCTCGACGCGTTCATCAAGACCGCGAAGCAGAAGGGCAGCGTGCCCGCCGAGTACGACGTACCCTTCGCCCACACCCCGGCCTTCGTCGGCAGCCACATCACCGGCTACGACAACGCGCTGAAGGGCATCCTGCAGCACTTCTGGGACGGCAAGGCCGGCACCGCGCCGAAGCTCGAACGCACGCCCAACGAGACGGTGAACTTCATCGGCGGCTTCGACGGTTACGTCGTCGGCAACATGAAGGAGATCAAGCGCCTGTTCTCGATGATGGGCGTCGAGGCGACCTTCCTGTGCGATCCGTCCGACGCCTGGGACACCCCCACCGACGGCGAATTCCGCATGTACGACGGCGGCACGACCAAGGAAGAAGCGACCGCCGCCATCAACGCCAAGGCGACCTTCATCTACCAGGAGCACAGCGCCGAGAAGACCGCCAAGTACATCGCCGAGAAGGGCCAGGAAGTCGTCGCGCTGAACTCGCCGATCGGCGTGACGGGCACCGACAAGTTCCTCAAGGAGCTGTCGCGCATCACCGGCAAGCCGGTGCCCGAGGCGCTGAAGCGCGAGCGCGGCCGCCTGGTGGACGCGATCACCGACTCGCAGGCCCACCTGCACGGCAAGAAGTTCGCGCTTTACGGCGATCCGGACCTGATGCTGGGCCTCACGCAGTTCCTGCTCGACTTGGGCTGCGAGCCGACCCACGTGCTCTCGACCAACGGCGACGACAAGTGGGCGGCGAAGGTGCAGGCGCTCTTCGACGCGTCGCCGGTCGGTCGCGACTGCCACGTCTATCCGAAGCGCGACCTGTGGCACATGCGCTCGCTGCTCAACACCGAGCCGGTGGACTTCCTGATCGGCAACACCTACGGCAAGTACCTCGAGCGCGACACCGGCACGCCGCTGATCCGCATCGGCTTCCCCATCTTCGACCGCCACCACTACCACCGGCTGCCGATCTGGGGCTACCAGGGCGGGCTGCACGTGCTGATGCAGATCCTCGACGAGTACTTCGAAGCGCTGGACGCCAACACCAACATCCCGTCGAAGACCGACTACAGCTTCGACATCATCCGGTAA
- the nifE gene encoding nitrogenase iron-molybdenum cofactor biosynthesis protein NifE: MSALLNQKIQAVFDEPGCDKNQGKSEKERKKGCTKQLAPGAAAGGCAFDGAKIALQPIVDVAHLVHGPIACEGNSWDNRHALSSGPLTYRTGFTTDVNEMDVIYGGEKRLYKAIKEIIDKVDPPAVFVYQTCVTALIGDDIEAVCKAATAKFGKPVIPVNSPGFAGVKNLGNKLGAEALLDYVIGTEEPEFTTPYDINIIGEYNLSGELWQVKPLLDAMGVRVLSCISGDARYKEVAYSHRARAAMMVCSKAMINVARKMEERYDIPFFEGSFYGIGDISDSLREIARLLIQKGAPDELMARTEALIAAEEARAWARLEPYKQRLAGKRVLLITGGVKSWSVVAALQEVRIEIVGTSVKKSTKEDKEKIKEIMGLSDHDRAHMIDDMSPREMYAMLKEARADIMLSGGRSQFVALKAKMPWLDINQERHHAYAGYEGMVKLVEEIDKTLYNPVWEQVRKEAPWDAPVAEVAHG; encoded by the coding sequence ATGAGCGCCCTGCTCAACCAGAAGATCCAGGCTGTTTTCGACGAACCCGGTTGCGACAAGAACCAGGGCAAGTCGGAGAAGGAACGCAAGAAGGGCTGTACCAAGCAGCTCGCGCCCGGCGCCGCGGCCGGCGGCTGTGCCTTCGACGGCGCGAAGATCGCGCTGCAGCCGATCGTCGACGTCGCCCACCTAGTGCACGGCCCGATCGCCTGCGAAGGCAACTCCTGGGACAACCGCCACGCGCTGTCCTCGGGCCCGCTCACCTACCGCACCGGCTTCACGACCGACGTGAACGAGATGGACGTCATCTACGGCGGCGAGAAGCGGCTCTACAAGGCGATCAAGGAGATCATCGACAAGGTCGATCCGCCCGCGGTCTTCGTCTACCAGACCTGCGTCACCGCGCTGATCGGCGACGACATCGAGGCCGTGTGCAAGGCCGCGACCGCGAAGTTCGGCAAGCCAGTGATCCCGGTCAATTCGCCCGGCTTCGCCGGCGTCAAGAACCTCGGCAACAAGCTCGGCGCCGAAGCGCTGCTGGACTACGTGATCGGCACCGAGGAACCGGAATTCACCACGCCTTACGACATCAACATCATCGGCGAGTACAACCTCTCGGGCGAGCTGTGGCAGGTAAAGCCGCTGCTCGATGCGATGGGCGTGCGCGTGCTGTCCTGCATCAGCGGCGACGCGCGCTACAAGGAAGTCGCGTACTCCCACCGCGCCCGCGCGGCGATGATGGTGTGCTCGAAGGCGATGATCAACGTCGCGCGCAAGATGGAGGAGCGCTACGACATCCCCTTCTTCGAAGGCTCCTTCTACGGCATCGGCGACATATCCGATTCGCTGCGCGAGATCGCGCGCCTGTTGATCCAGAAGGGCGCGCCGGACGAGCTGATGGCGCGCACCGAGGCGCTGATCGCCGCCGAGGAAGCACGCGCCTGGGCGCGGCTCGAACCCTACAAGCAGCGCCTCGCGGGCAAGCGCGTATTGCTGATCACCGGCGGCGTGAAGTCCTGGTCGGTTGTCGCCGCGCTGCAGGAAGTCCGCATCGAGATCGTCGGCACCAGCGTCAAGAAATCGACGAAGGAAGACAAGGAAAAGATCAAGGAGATCATGGGTCTCAGTGATCACGACCGAGCGCACATGATCGACGACATGAGCCCGCGCGAGATGTACGCGATGCTCAAGGAAGCGCGCGCCGACATCATGCTCTCGGGCGGCCGTTCGCAGTTCGTCGCGCTGAAGGCCAAGATGCCCTGGCTCGACATCAACCAGGAACGCCACCACGCCTACGCGGGCTACGAAGGCATGGTCAAGCTCGTCGAGGAGATCGACAAGACGCTTTACAACCCGGTGTGGGAGCAGGTCCGCAAGGAAGCCCCCTGGGATGCCCCCGTAGCGGAGGTGGCCCATGGCTAA
- a CDS encoding NifX-associated nitrogen fixation protein, with protein MAETAEATAVAADPMTNEFIVELVKQWRAQDTHGTWDGKRNESLLAPYIVTKEQRREIPIIGDPDPETLWRLELFYNAVGLAIERRTGIMVKPMMKMSHEGFGQLYLAAGRLIVINRYLRDIHRFGFESMEKLAAEGTKWVEAGCEMIAKFPEVANYG; from the coding sequence ATGGCTGAGACAGCAGAAGCAACGGCGGTCGCCGCCGACCCGATGACGAACGAGTTCATCGTCGAGCTCGTCAAGCAGTGGCGCGCCCAGGACACCCACGGCACCTGGGACGGCAAGCGCAACGAGTCGCTGCTCGCGCCCTACATCGTCACCAAGGAGCAGCGTCGCGAGATCCCGATCATCGGCGACCCCGACCCCGAGACGCTGTGGCGGCTCGAGCTCTTCTACAACGCCGTCGGCCTCGCGATCGAGCGGCGCACCGGAATCATGGTCAAGCCGATGATGAAGATGAGCCACGAAGGCTTCGGCCAGCTCTACCTCGCCGCCGGCCGCCTCATCGTCATCAATCGCTACCTGCGCGACATCCACCGCTTCGGCTTCGAGTCGATGGAAAAGCTCGCCGCCGAAGGCACGAAATGGGTCGAGGCCGGCTGCGAGATGATCGCCAAATTCCCCGAAGTCGCGAACTACGGCTGA
- a CDS encoding group II truncated hemoglobin, with protein sequence MQAVIPKIVVNANPHYEKLGGEPAVWAMVERFYQLMSELPEAAEIRAMHPQDLTQVKEHLFMFLSGWLGGPPLYARHRGPPRLGRAHASFGVDTKDRDAWMLCMVRTLDEQVADAELRAQLVAAFAKVADAIIRH encoded by the coding sequence ATGCAAGCCGTTATCCCGAAAATCGTCGTCAACGCCAACCCGCATTACGAGAAGCTGGGCGGAGAACCCGCCGTCTGGGCGATGGTCGAGCGCTTCTACCAGTTGATGAGCGAGCTGCCGGAGGCGGCGGAGATCCGCGCGATGCATCCGCAGGATCTGACGCAGGTGAAGGAGCATCTCTTCATGTTCCTGTCCGGCTGGCTCGGCGGCCCGCCGCTCTATGCCCGTCACCGCGGCCCGCCGCGTCTGGGCCGCGCGCATGCGAGTTTCGGTGTCGACACGAAGGACAGGGATGCGTGGATGCTATGCATGGTCCGCACGCTCGATGAACAGGTCGCCGACGCGGAGTTGCGCGCGCAACTCGTCGCGGCGTTTGCGAAGGTCGCGGACGCGATCATCCGGCATTGA